Part of the Lates calcarifer isolate ASB-BC8 linkage group LG6, TLL_Latcal_v3, whole genome shotgun sequence genome, AATGGGACATAGTTACATCATATTTTTAATACAGCGGAAACGGACCtgaacaaactgcagctgcagtatCGCAGATCAGAGGCAGTCAAGCGGGCATACTCTAAGAACACCAGAGTCCTCATCTACAGACACAGGTGAGTGGCGTCATTCATTAACCAGTTCTTGCCACCTCCAGAGACAATTTATGATGATATATTTTAAGTCCACATTGACATCACATTAAGTGAAATGTTCATagaaacattttcctctgaagGTGCAGATGGTAATTTTAGActtctgtgtatttttcatcATTGAATAAACAATTGGTCATTTGTGCATAAAACTAGTTgccagaggaggacaggagggggATTAGATTGAAGAATAAGGCATGTACAAAGGTTATGGGTTAGATTGAAGCCCCAGAATGAAGATGGAAGAATGCCCTTTAGTAAACAATGTCACTTTAGGATGCTTTGTAAACAAGTAGAAAGAGTAGTGAAGTTAAAACGACAATTAATACTAAAATTAATTAGACTTAtgtagctttttaaaaacatctgttctgttttggtgttttccAGAAGCATAACTTGTaagttttacatgttttgtccaaactttgtatttatgtgtttgtgtgtctgtgtcatgaGACGAGAAATCCAGCGACTCCAAGATGAACGTGACAAGCTTTTACGCAACCTTGGCGTCTCTCAGACCAGTTGTAGCAGTTGGACTGATGGTAGCACTGTTCAAGACCTTACTTCCCTGTTGGCCTGTGGAGACAGACTAGATGAGGAGCTGAGGGCTGAAAAAGATAAAGTGGCATCTTTGAAAGACCAGGTAATATCaagtgtgttttcctgtggaAACACACGTGAGAGTGAATTCATCACGATTTTCTTTCCTCAGTTGACCCCACTTATTGGCTTTTTTTCAGATATCGAAATGGGAGAGGAAGTTGGTGGGAAAGAGGGCCACTGGTGGAACTACATGCCATAGTTGGAAATCTGATAACAGAAACTTAGTTAAAACCACCTGcttaacagaaaacaaactggacAGGGTTAGTGTTACACAGACAATCCACTTTTACATTAACTGAAATCAGATTTCCACCAACTTCatatttttgtaaacattctttattttattgtagttgtgtttttttgttgttttttgttttggttattCTGACTCCAggtatgtttctgttttaggGTTGCAAATGCTTCAATGAGCTGATGACAAGGAATGGACAGTTGAGGGAGGATTTGAAAACACTACAAATGGAGAAGAAACATTTCCTTCATGTTCAGTCTCAGCGGACAAAGGTAGATTTATTTCAGTCAATTCTTAAATTTGTATTTGCTGCTGCTACATCGGGCCAAAATGTAGCAACTGGAGTGATACCAAGGAACAGGTGCCAGAATGATGCTTCTCTTCCCCTTCACTTGTAAATCTTACCGAAATCACAGAAAATTGTAGAATCACGTTATCTTACAACAGAAGATTTAACACTGTCTACAAAGCTGGGGAGTACAGGGAAATGTATCAGACAAAATTTAGGAGATGTTCTCATGATGGATTGCCAGTAAATGGGTGTTAAAGGGGAAATATTTTATAATTCTcttttataagataaagagtatggtctagacctgctctatatgtacagtaccCCTAGATAACTTATGTTGttgaattggtgctatataaatacaatTGACTTGATTTGACTTTAAATATTTTGAGATTATAGTCAGTTAACTCTGTTATCTCTTCCAGGAGCTGCATGCCATTCGCAAGGATATTTGTAACATGATGACTAAATGCACCGAAGCCTTTAATGCCAGGTAAACTGTTCTGCAGCACTCTGAAGATAGGTGCATTTCTTGTGACCCACTTTGCACAATTGCTATGTTAGAGCACAGATGGATTTGGACAGGGACAGTGATGCTCACAAAGAATCACTTGCTCCCATTAAGCTTTCTGAGTAGCAAATGGTAGAGATTGCTtacttaaatgttttaatatttaacatttaaacaaaaaagaactgCATGAGATTAGACTtcataatgataaaatacatcCACTATGTCTAACTGTCCAGTGTGTTGTATATTTATGGCTATAACTAGTGTGAAAATCCAGGAAAAACTGAGGATTCTGATGGACCAGAATGCTAAGGATATGGCTCAGTACATCAAAGAGAGGAGAGGCCTGGAACGAGGAATCTCCCATTACTGCAACTTTAAGGCTTTCCTAGACATAAAGACTATTGTGCGCATGAACCAGGAAATCGACCACAGTCAAGGTGACTATAAAGTTCATGCTTTTAACACAAGATGAGTCAGATCACATTATTCTGAATCCCTAAACTaggataataacaataacaaatacACTCAATGTTGCATATCAGAAAAATCCCTTACTGTCCTCTGACTACGCCATGTCAAATATTTGAACAGCAGGGTGACATGGCAGTAAGACCACGTCACCCTGCTGTTCCCATAAAGAGTGGCACTATGTACTTAATTCACTGCTATGCCAAAGCTACTTGGCAGTGTGTTGCTCTCTCATTTTGCTGACATTGTTTTTCCACATGGTCAATATATACCCTATCATTATTACTTTAATATTCCACAGTATTAGGTCTGCTAGTGCTTATTATAGATTGTTTGACACAACAGACTGACTACTGTCATCCCAGGCCTATGTTTACTTCTAATCAAATGCGATGACTTCTAATCAAATAAACTAGTGACACCTTGTGTCTAAAAGATGTTACTTCTTCACACTTTACAAACACTTGACaaggaggacagaggggagATTTTTCCATTGTTACTTATTATTAATTCTGAATACTGAGCAGAGGCTGAAcagaaatgtataaataattgttaattatatattttatttatattagcACTGATTACAATATTTCTACAGTATGGTCAAACTGTATTTGTTCCTGTAATTTTAGTCCTGCTGAACTTTTTTGGCACGTTTGTGCATCTTCTTTATCTAATCATTTTGAGTCAATATGtcattataaataataaatgtctttatttattgGTATTTAATAAGATGGATAAAGACACATGGGTCAATACAAGTCTCCTTTGTGGACTCCTGGAACCCAATTTAACTAACTTGACTtatttaagaaaagaaagaaagaaaagtaagagaaaaaaagtttgctgtaatcattccttATGCAAATAAGCTCTGGTGTATTACTCATCTATTAGGCATGATGGGTAAAGTAAGGTCTTATATGATTTTTCTACATTTGTCCTCATAGTGGAGAAATGCAAGGAGCTGGGGTCAAAGGAATGGGCATTGGAGGATTTTGAGGATGCTATGAAAAAAATCTtcagagagacagcagaaaGTGACCTGGACAAACTGGTCAGGAACTTCATACAAAGTATGAAAAATTCTGCACACCATTTAACATTACAGAAGCAGTGGAAGTTGGGCATTTTAACAGTAATCAGAATATGTTATGATATATTTCCATCAGTGGAGGGGCAGAACTACACTTTACTGAACTTTGTCAACTATCAGCACAATGAAGCAGAGACCATTCAAGACAGATCTCTCAggttggtggtgtgtgtggtggtgtgtgggagaggaagacagataAAGAGGGAAATAAATATTGTGGTTGTACACTGTCTTCCATTATGCACCGGACTGAAAGCTTCTCAGTGAGAGGGAGATTTTTTCAGCTGAGgaccagcagcaacaggaacGTACAGCAGGTTCGTCAGATGAAGGTTTCCATTAAGCAAGAAGCTACTGATCAACAGCTTCCAGTTTATAAACAGCGTGTGCAGTTCATGGAAAAGCTCCTAGATCAGCTCAAAGAAGGTACAGCATAGGACTCTGAATAAAATTATCCTTTGTAGGGGGGCAACAGAAACATGACAATGGAGTTTGTCTCTTCTCAGCAGAAAACGTCATGTAACATCATATATaggatatacagtatactgtgtcCATCTATCTATGAACATGGCAATGTggaaaaactgtataaaaaacaaaataaaaatattcatacaGATAAGTGTAGTGACATGTGAAATGGTCAAGTCACTCTTTCATTGATACGATCATGAAgggtaaaaacaacacatagaGTCACACCTATTTGGTTAGAGTACATCTACAGAAGCAAAAACAGGCTGTAAATGCTTTTGTTAAATCATGTaaatttgctctgtttttggtaaCAATTGCAGCTGTTGATAGCAGGATCATCAAACAAAAGTATACACAAGTATAGATAATAGCTCATTACTTTGCAGACAATGAAGTTTTATCCAACGGTGGGAGATAAAATAAAGGTAATATAACATCAGTTTTgtagaagcagtttttttttaatatctcaCAACTCTTTTTACCAGGTGTCAAATCACTGCTTCAGATCAGCTATAACAACTCTGAGATCTTTGACCAATTAAGCTCCTCCGATGGGGTCCAGGATGAAGATGTCACAGAGTACCTGAAAATGGTGGAGGACAGAGTCAACGAGCTGCTCGCTCTGCAGTCCTATCTTCATTTCCAGGAAAGCCAGTGGGTATGTGGGCATGAAACATCTTGTCAATGGAGAGTCAAGATACTGTCATAGCAGCCAGTGCAGTCAGAAAACTGAGTGTGGCCTCTGCTAGAACGTGATGAAAATCTCACTACTACTTACTGTGTAACTGCACTGTCTCACCTCCAGGACATTGACAGTCTCAATACTATTGCCAGCCAGCTCCTGGGTATAACTCCACCATCTGTCAGTCTGACCACGGCTGCTGCGACTCCCGCACCTGggtaagtgtttgtttttttttttatcttgaaaaGTGTGCAGATCTCAGACGTGACTCTCAAAGATCAATGATGGACAAAGATCAATCATGGGCAGATTATTAGCAATAGTATAATCATTAATCAGCCTCTTGCCTTTTTGATTTGTGTGATACCTCAGTAACGATCCAGACTTAGTGGAGTCAGTGCTGCTGGATGCAAAGGAGCCATTGAGTAGAGACGATCTCCTGACACTGGTCAATAAGAAGGGTGAGTACAATTGACATAATTAAGAttaaagaaatgcaaaaaaacgATTTGTACAAAGCAAATTGTAAAACCTTTTCACTAATATTCCTATCTTTAAatctttgtctgtttcattGGGATTATTGTAGACATGATAAAAATGAGGTTTTCTTTAATTCATCCCTCAGattcagaggaaaaagaaggcAGACTGACCTCATGGTTACACTTGGTGCTGCTCCTTGGAGCTGCCATGAGCTACATCATGGAGCAACACAAGGCCATGAGTTTCAGACATGATATTATACTGTAtgctttttagtgagtttaTATAGACATGCTGCAAAGCTTAAACACACCAGTTATTCAGTAACCCTCTTAAGGTAACaacttaaattaaaaagaagCATTGTGTATCTTGTGTATGTGCAGTTGTTCACAGTAAGTGGTACATATGCAttcaatacatttatttcattattttcttcacttgaATAAAGGTTAATCAGTAATCAAGCTAAATAGTAGTCCAGGGTGACAGATCTATCACTTCAGCTATCATAAATATCCTGAGGTATATTTGGAGGCACATTAAGAGTGAAACAATGACTGAAATTACACAGATTCAGAAGTTTTTACTAAAAATTATGAGAATTCATTAACAATACTTGCTTGAGAATGATCACGTCATAACATTATGCTGAACAATAAATGATCAAGTTCTTGACTTAGTACtttaatcaatttaaaaaactaaacaggTCCCCACattcactcacaaacacaaacacacagtatcaAAATCCCCTGAACAATATGAAGTGAATCATCAGCATCATGAGCATAGCAGTACTAATGGATTTGGCATTTCATTCACCAGACTAACAGTGTCTTTAATCATCCAGGTATCATCATAGTGTTTGATTTTTAAgctgacattttcatgacaGTGTTTTTGGTTCTCTAACTCTGGTTAATATCAGCAGTAGCAGGGCACACCACCCTGCCCTCCAGTCGTGAACGTTCAGCTTCAAACACCAGCAAATGGCTCAGCAGCGTCTCCTCAGGACCCGATCGGATTAGGGATGGATCATTGTTCTGCACGTACGAACACACGTGGCTGATCAACCATCACAGTCAATGTTTCCAAATCCTATACATCttttaaatcctttaaaaaCTGTCCATAAAGGAGCTATATCAAAACTGATAATATACTGCATAAACCAAATGAATtgattcttaaaaataaaagctctgcAGAAAACTATATAGTGACACAATTAAAGaattatatgtatttataaGTACTTACCGCCACAGCAGAAATAAAGGCATCCATAAGGTGGTAGTCTGCTCCACCATGTCCACCCATGCCAAAGTGCATGGGGGTATTACTTTTGGCTGTGTGTTTAGTGGATCTCTGGGTCAGAAAGTCAAACACGTGTACCTCATGGCCATCATATGACAGTTCCCCCTGTATAGATACACTTCATTATATAGGTACTGTAGCATTTAGTTGATACAGTGCTAGCTAGTTAACATATCTTATAATACATCAGCTCACCATACAGTAGcttaaaaattgtttttatgGTCTTTAAGGTTATGACAGTTGACCGTGTTTAATCTGATCCACACATTAACGATTTTCTTTCTCAAAACTTTCAGGTGTTTAAATTTCTTTGAGACTGATAACACACACTTGTGGTATGGGCAAGGCCACTTAATTCCATGAGGGGGAATACTCACTGATTACTGGTTTCTTGTTTCCACATAACCGTGCCCCCACGCAAGTGAGGTCCATATATCAATGTTTTTTCTAGTTTGGTGTGGAAAGAACTTGcctggcctgcacagagccctgacctcaaccttGTTGGTTACCTTTGGGATGAATTGGAGCAACAGCTGCAAGGTTGGCCTTAGCTAACCTTATCTAATCTTATCTAACCTTATCTAACtaaatgggagcaaatccctgttGCTTGGTTCAAAAATCCAGCGAAAAGTCTTCCCATAAAAGCTGAGGCTTAAGGTTATAGAGCATTTTGATAATCATGGTTCTTAAATGACATATGgtgtaatgtttttgtttacttgtaATTTTGGCCATACAGAGTGTGTGGTCAACACTACTCTCTCTGTGAGCCAATAGCTGATTCCCGTGTGCTTTTTTCCTTTACAGCACCTCTTGTATCTTAAATAATAccatttgttttcccttttttcctgcAATACCACAGTCCCTCTGGCCCTACCTTGCTGCCATAGATGGTTGTTTTTCGCTTGCACATCTCCTCAGTGAAGGCTACCATGGAAAAGGCTGCCGTCAGACCCCCTTCAAACTCCATGTTCACAACCTGGGCAAACAGAATggacaaacaagacaaaaagggaaaaagtgtTAAGCTTCTGAATCTAAGTAAGCCTCACATAATACTTCAGTGCCACAAACACAGTATTTCTAGAGTAAAGTGAATTATGAAATTTCAGTTTAAATACCTATCCttgaaaactgtgaaataatatTAATCAAAGGCAGCATGAGCAATAATACAAAGCAGACAGTTGCAAGAGGGCAATACAGCTTAaggcaaaataaacacagtgctGGCACATAGTATCCAACTAATTCTAGACCGGATCTGACATGATGCTGTAAAAAAACCTAAGAATTAGACCATATTTAACTGTTATTTGAAAATCGCCCtatattttaatgtctttgatAGATGATGGTTTACTTTGATTTCTAACATGTCAGGTCACTGTGtacagtagtagcagcagtCTGGAAATATCAGCTGAAAAGATCTGAAACTTTGTGATATGTTTGATATCACAATGGCTACTGGTGCATACCTGGTGGGATTTGGGTTTTATTTAAGCAGAAACTAAATGTAATGTGTTAAACAGAGATGTCGTGCTATGGAGATGAAGAGTCAGccttaaatgtgttaaaaagcCAGTGTTTTCTAACCTGGTTACTGCAGACATCGTTGTCACACTTGTACACACAGCGCCCATATGGTCCAGTCCTCAGTGCCTCGGTTACTGACTCGATGTCTGGATACGAGTTCGGACATATGACTGATACAGGCCAGCCAGTGTGACCCTGggaacacatacatacacacagttcatataaaattatatatgaCAAGGAAAAGATTATGTTCACAGGTGGTTAGGTATAGCAGATAGCTGGTGAGAGTAATTTGTTGAAGTGTGAACCTGTTTCACTCTGTCCAGGTAGATTTTGCATGCTGAGTATGGACAGTCTTTTTCTACTGGACAATCCACACAGCGATCCCCTGCACCTGTTGGCTggcaaaaatcaaaacaaacaatgtcatatttaatattcatgCTCAGTATAGAGAATTCCTCTGTTAGCAATAGTACAGAGAACAGTCATggatataatattaatataatataataatcttaatgacacaaaaacacaactgtgcgctgttgaaaagtgaaaaatttaAGTGCTGTGATGTGCTGTTCCACAAAGTGTCCATAGAtcttcaggaaaaaaaggattcatttataaaagaaaaaaaatacaatcagaaAATTGTTTGTTCCAATCTGTAATTGCTACTAATTTACTTTGTAAAATTAATGATTCTTCATATCTCACGTAGTGTGAACAGACCACATACCATGTCATCTTTTTGGAAGTGGCTGACAGATCCAAATGATGACACTTTCACACACCTGGAAAGtacacactgctgcattaaTGATTAATCTTgggaaaacagaataaattaacagaaaacaaacttgtacacttgaaaacacagagactgaggCTCCACAAAACCACCAGGCTAATGGGTCTAGTTCCTGCTAACATCATTTGATCTGCTATCatctgacaaactgacacactTGATATCACCCAGTTGAACAAATAACTTTTCTATTTTAGTGTTGACTGCATATTAATCTCTAAACCTTAGAAAAACTTTGAGTTGATCATCGACTACTGTTTACCTGCGAGCTCCAGCCCAGTCATGTATTAGGTCGATGTCATGGCACGATTTGGCCAAAAGAACAAAAGAGCTCTCAGCTTCGTTCCTCCAGTTTCCCCGAACAAATGAGTGAGCAAAGTGATAAAAACCAACCTAGAAGAAGAGGTTGATGCTGCTTGTCAACATATTGTATAAATGTAACTTTGTATTAATGTCATATAACATATTCTCTACAAAATATAAGTGTATATAGGTCTGACCTGGGACAACATCAGGTTCTTGAGTTTATCAGGATTTTTGTATTATCATAATAATTAGTATCTGTAGGCCTAACAGTTGGGCCTTGAAAGAAATTCAGGATCTTACCGGTTCAAAGTGCTGAATATGGATCACATCACCTATGGCTCCAG contains:
- the LOC108891656 gene encoding outer dynein arm-docking complex subunit 1 isoform X1; the encoded protein is MTQDRPKFNMSQRSSAVRSQLLGEFFTETDLNKLQLQYRRSEAVKRAYSKNTRVLIYRHRREIQRLQDERDKLLRNLGVSQTSCSSWTDGSTVQDLTSLLACGDRLDEELRAEKDKVASLKDQISKWERKLVGKRATGGTTCHSWKSDNRNLVKTTCLTENKLDRGCKCFNELMTRNGQLREDLKTLQMEKKHFLHVQSQRTKELHAIRKDICNMMTKCTEAFNASVKIQEKLRILMDQNAKDMAQYIKERRGLERGISHYCNFKAFLDIKTIVRMNQEIDHSQVEKCKELGSKEWALEDFEDAMKKIFRETAESDLDKLVRNFIQMEGQNYTLLNFVNYQHNEAETIQDRSLSFSVRGRFFQLRTSSNRNVQQVRQMKVSIKQEATDQQLPVYKQRVQFMEKLLDQLKEGVKSLLQISYNNSEIFDQLSSSDGVQDEDVTEYLKMVEDRVNELLALQSYLHFQESQWDIDSLNTIASQLLGITPPSVSLTTAAATPAPGNDPDLVESVLLDAKEPLSRDDLLTLVNKKGEYN
- the LOC108891656 gene encoding outer dynein arm-docking complex subunit 1 isoform X2 codes for the protein MSQRSSAVRSQLLGEFFTETDLNKLQLQYRRSEAVKRAYSKNTRVLIYRHRREIQRLQDERDKLLRNLGVSQTSCSSWTDGSTVQDLTSLLACGDRLDEELRAEKDKVASLKDQISKWERKLVGKRATGGTTCHSWKSDNRNLVKTTCLTENKLDRGCKCFNELMTRNGQLREDLKTLQMEKKHFLHVQSQRTKELHAIRKDICNMMTKCTEAFNASVKIQEKLRILMDQNAKDMAQYIKERRGLERGISHYCNFKAFLDIKTIVRMNQEIDHSQVEKCKELGSKEWALEDFEDAMKKIFRETAESDLDKLVRNFIQMEGQNYTLLNFVNYQHNEAETIQDRSLSFSVRGRFFQLRTSSNRNVQQVRQMKVSIKQEATDQQLPVYKQRVQFMEKLLDQLKEGVKSLLQISYNNSEIFDQLSSSDGVQDEDVTEYLKMVEDRVNELLALQSYLHFQESQWDIDSLNTIASQLLGITPPSVSLTTAAATPAPGNDPDLVESVLLDAKEPLSRDDLLTLVNKKGEYN
- the zgc:154075 gene encoding putative oxidoreductase YteT, with the translated sequence MGQNSSQGATMTKPVRVIVVGAGCRGEIYSQFASIHPDRMKVVGVADPRKFARTKLQRQHKIADENVFDDWHKLAEREMFADAALICTPDRLHKEPAVAFAKKGYHILLEKPMATTAEDCKAIVQACTQSGVMLSVGHVLRYDPTIHKIKELINAGAIGDVIHIQHFEPVGFYHFAHSFVRGNWRNEAESSFVLLAKSCHDIDLIHDWAGARRCVKVSSFGSVSHFQKDDMPTGAGDRCVDCPVEKDCPYSACKIYLDRVKQGHTGWPVSVICPNSYPDIESVTEALRTGPYGRCVYKCDNDVCSNQVVNMEFEGGLTAAFSMVAFTEEMCKRKTTIYGSKGELSYDGHEVHVFDFLTQRSTKHTAKSNTPMHFGMGGHGGADYHLMDAFISAVANNDPSLIRSGPEETLLSHLLVFEAERSRLEGRVVCPATADINQS